The Cucumis melo cultivar AY chromosome 6, USDA_Cmelo_AY_1.0, whole genome shotgun sequence genome includes a region encoding these proteins:
- the LOC103496809 gene encoding protein SET DOMAIN GROUP 40 isoform X1 translates to METEGSFGSLLRWAADHGISDSIDQHTSRSCLGRSLCVSFFPDSGGKLCFRRGLAAVRQLNKGELILRAPKSVLLTTQSLSLEDEKLAMALKIFPSLSSTQKLTFCLLNEISKGASSRWFPYLKHLPQSYDILATFGEFEKQALQVDYAIWATEKAALKSRMDWRGVKGLMQESNIKNQLQTFKAWLWASATISSRTLYVPWDEAGCLCPVGDLFNYAAPEGESFNAMDVLSFPSHASLNDELESLEEQRDSQWDLTDGGFEENASAYCFYARESYKKGEQVLLSYGTYTNIELLEYYGFLLQENPNDKVFIPIEHDIYVSSSWPKESLYIHQNGNPSFALLSALRLWATHPNKRRGVGHLAYAGSQLSVKNETLVMQWLSKNCHTVLNNLPTSIEEDDQLLCNIAKVQDLQVQRELRKMLLTYGGECCAFLETNGVVNRDEAESHLSEKLKRSLERWKLAVQWRLLYKKALVDCIGYCTRTICSLSS, encoded by the exons ATGGAAACTGAAGGAAGTTTTGGAAGCCTGCTGAGATGGGCGGCCGATCATggaatttcagattctatcgaTCAGCACACTTCACGTTCTTGTTTGGGTCGTTCTTTGTGCGTTTCTTTCTTCCCTGATTCCGGCGG GAAATTGTGCTTCAGGAGAGGTTTAGCCGCTGTTCGTCAGCTTAACAAAGGAGAGTTAATACTGAGAGCTCCAAAATCTGTCTTGTTGACCACCCAAAGTTTGTCGTTGGAAGATGAGAAGCTCGCAATGGCTCTAAAGATATTCCCATCTCTTTCTTCTACACAG AAGTTGACCTTTTGTTTGCTCAATGAGATTAGTAAAGGAGCTAGTTCTAGGTGGTTTCCTTACTTAAAGCATTTGCCCCAGAGCTATGACATACTGGCAACCTTTGGAGAATTTGAAAAGCAAGCCCTGCAG GTTGATTATGCTATCTGGGCAACGGAGAAGGCTGCTTTGAAGTCTCGTATGGATTGGAGAGGAGTCAAAGGACTGATGCAAGAATCCAATATTAAAAACCAACTCCAAACATTCAAGGCATGGCTTTGGGCTTCTGCAACT ATATCATCTAGGACATTGTATGTACCATGGGATGAGGCCGGATGTTTATGTCCAGTTGGTGACTTGTTTAATTATGCTGCACCTGAAGGGGAATCCTTTAATGCTATGGATGTTTTGTCTTTTCCATCACATGCTTCTTTGAATGATGAGTTAGAGTCACTTGAAGAGCAAAGAGATAGTCAATGGGATTTGACAGATGGCGGATTTGAGGAAAATGCTTCTGCATACTGCTTCTATGCTCGGGAAAGTTATAAGAAGGGAGAGCAg GTTCTTTTAAGCTATGGTACATACACAAACATAGAGCTTCTTGAATACTATGGATTTCTTCTACAGGAAAACCCAAATGACAAAGTTTTCATTCCTATAGAACATGACATCTATGTTTCCAGTTCTTGGCCCAAGGAATCTCTTTATATTCATCAAAATGGAAACCCATCTTTTGCTCTACTTTCTGCTCTGAGATTATGGGCAACCCACCCAAACAAGCGTAGAGGTGTCGGGCATCTTGCTTATGCCGGATCACAACTCTCTGTCAAGAATGAAACATTAGTCATGCAGTGGTTATCCAAGAACTGCCATACTGTTTTGAACAATCTTCCAACATCAATTGAAGAAGACGATCAGCTTCTGTGCAATATCGCCAAAGTCCAAGATTTGCAGGTACAAAGGGAGCTCCGGAAGATGCTGTTGACCTATGGAGGCGAGTGTTGTGCTTTCTTGGAGACCAATGGTGTGGTGAATAGAGATGAAGCTGAGTCACATTTATCCGAGAAACTAAAACGTTCTCTAGAGAGGTGGAAACTAGCAGTCCAGTGGAGGCTTTTGTACAAGAAGGCGTTGGTTGATTGCATAGGTTACTGCACCAGAACTATTTGCTCTCTATCTTCTTAA
- the LOC103496809 gene encoding protein SET DOMAIN GROUP 40 isoform X4, giving the protein METEGSFGSLLRWAADHGISDSIDQHTSRSCLGRSLCVSFFPDSGGRGLAAVRQLNKGELILRAPKSVLLTTQSLSLEDEKLAMALKIFPSLSSTQVDYAIWATEKAALKSRMDWRGVKGLMQESNIKNQLQTFKAWLWASATISSRTLYVPWDEAGCLCPVGDLFNYAAPEGESFNAMDVLSFPSHASLNDELESLEEQRDSQWDLTDGGFEENASAYCFYARESYKKGEQVLLSYGTYTNIELLEYYGFLLQENPNDKVFIPIEHDIYVSSSWPKESLYIHQNGNPSFALLSALRLWATHPNKRRGVGHLAYAGSQLSVKNETLVMQWLSKNCHTVLNNLPTSIEEDDQLLCNIAKVQDLQVQRELRKMLLTYGGECCAFLETNGVVNRDEAESHLSEKLKRSLERWKLAVQWRLLYKKALVDCIGYCTRTICSLSS; this is encoded by the exons ATGGAAACTGAAGGAAGTTTTGGAAGCCTGCTGAGATGGGCGGCCGATCATggaatttcagattctatcgaTCAGCACACTTCACGTTCTTGTTTGGGTCGTTCTTTGTGCGTTTCTTTCTTCCCTGATTCCGGCGG GAGAGGTTTAGCCGCTGTTCGTCAGCTTAACAAAGGAGAGTTAATACTGAGAGCTCCAAAATCTGTCTTGTTGACCACCCAAAGTTTGTCGTTGGAAGATGAGAAGCTCGCAATGGCTCTAAAGATATTCCCATCTCTTTCTTCTACACAG GTTGATTATGCTATCTGGGCAACGGAGAAGGCTGCTTTGAAGTCTCGTATGGATTGGAGAGGAGTCAAAGGACTGATGCAAGAATCCAATATTAAAAACCAACTCCAAACATTCAAGGCATGGCTTTGGGCTTCTGCAACT ATATCATCTAGGACATTGTATGTACCATGGGATGAGGCCGGATGTTTATGTCCAGTTGGTGACTTGTTTAATTATGCTGCACCTGAAGGGGAATCCTTTAATGCTATGGATGTTTTGTCTTTTCCATCACATGCTTCTTTGAATGATGAGTTAGAGTCACTTGAAGAGCAAAGAGATAGTCAATGGGATTTGACAGATGGCGGATTTGAGGAAAATGCTTCTGCATACTGCTTCTATGCTCGGGAAAGTTATAAGAAGGGAGAGCAg GTTCTTTTAAGCTATGGTACATACACAAACATAGAGCTTCTTGAATACTATGGATTTCTTCTACAGGAAAACCCAAATGACAAAGTTTTCATTCCTATAGAACATGACATCTATGTTTCCAGTTCTTGGCCCAAGGAATCTCTTTATATTCATCAAAATGGAAACCCATCTTTTGCTCTACTTTCTGCTCTGAGATTATGGGCAACCCACCCAAACAAGCGTAGAGGTGTCGGGCATCTTGCTTATGCCGGATCACAACTCTCTGTCAAGAATGAAACATTAGTCATGCAGTGGTTATCCAAGAACTGCCATACTGTTTTGAACAATCTTCCAACATCAATTGAAGAAGACGATCAGCTTCTGTGCAATATCGCCAAAGTCCAAGATTTGCAGGTACAAAGGGAGCTCCGGAAGATGCTGTTGACCTATGGAGGCGAGTGTTGTGCTTTCTTGGAGACCAATGGTGTGGTGAATAGAGATGAAGCTGAGTCACATTTATCCGAGAAACTAAAACGTTCTCTAGAGAGGTGGAAACTAGCAGTCCAGTGGAGGCTTTTGTACAAGAAGGCGTTGGTTGATTGCATAGGTTACTGCACCAGAACTATTTGCTCTCTATCTTCTTAA
- the LOC103496809 gene encoding protein SET DOMAIN GROUP 40 isoform X2: protein METEGSFGSLLRWAADHGISDSIDQHTSRSCLGRSLCVSFFPDSGGRGLAAVRQLNKGELILRAPKSVLLTTQSLSLEDEKLAMALKIFPSLSSTQKLTFCLLNEISKGASSRWFPYLKHLPQSYDILATFGEFEKQALQVDYAIWATEKAALKSRMDWRGVKGLMQESNIKNQLQTFKAWLWASATISSRTLYVPWDEAGCLCPVGDLFNYAAPEGESFNAMDVLSFPSHASLNDELESLEEQRDSQWDLTDGGFEENASAYCFYARESYKKGEQVLLSYGTYTNIELLEYYGFLLQENPNDKVFIPIEHDIYVSSSWPKESLYIHQNGNPSFALLSALRLWATHPNKRRGVGHLAYAGSQLSVKNETLVMQWLSKNCHTVLNNLPTSIEEDDQLLCNIAKVQDLQVQRELRKMLLTYGGECCAFLETNGVVNRDEAESHLSEKLKRSLERWKLAVQWRLLYKKALVDCIGYCTRTICSLSS from the exons ATGGAAACTGAAGGAAGTTTTGGAAGCCTGCTGAGATGGGCGGCCGATCATggaatttcagattctatcgaTCAGCACACTTCACGTTCTTGTTTGGGTCGTTCTTTGTGCGTTTCTTTCTTCCCTGATTCCGGCGG GAGAGGTTTAGCCGCTGTTCGTCAGCTTAACAAAGGAGAGTTAATACTGAGAGCTCCAAAATCTGTCTTGTTGACCACCCAAAGTTTGTCGTTGGAAGATGAGAAGCTCGCAATGGCTCTAAAGATATTCCCATCTCTTTCTTCTACACAG AAGTTGACCTTTTGTTTGCTCAATGAGATTAGTAAAGGAGCTAGTTCTAGGTGGTTTCCTTACTTAAAGCATTTGCCCCAGAGCTATGACATACTGGCAACCTTTGGAGAATTTGAAAAGCAAGCCCTGCAG GTTGATTATGCTATCTGGGCAACGGAGAAGGCTGCTTTGAAGTCTCGTATGGATTGGAGAGGAGTCAAAGGACTGATGCAAGAATCCAATATTAAAAACCAACTCCAAACATTCAAGGCATGGCTTTGGGCTTCTGCAACT ATATCATCTAGGACATTGTATGTACCATGGGATGAGGCCGGATGTTTATGTCCAGTTGGTGACTTGTTTAATTATGCTGCACCTGAAGGGGAATCCTTTAATGCTATGGATGTTTTGTCTTTTCCATCACATGCTTCTTTGAATGATGAGTTAGAGTCACTTGAAGAGCAAAGAGATAGTCAATGGGATTTGACAGATGGCGGATTTGAGGAAAATGCTTCTGCATACTGCTTCTATGCTCGGGAAAGTTATAAGAAGGGAGAGCAg GTTCTTTTAAGCTATGGTACATACACAAACATAGAGCTTCTTGAATACTATGGATTTCTTCTACAGGAAAACCCAAATGACAAAGTTTTCATTCCTATAGAACATGACATCTATGTTTCCAGTTCTTGGCCCAAGGAATCTCTTTATATTCATCAAAATGGAAACCCATCTTTTGCTCTACTTTCTGCTCTGAGATTATGGGCAACCCACCCAAACAAGCGTAGAGGTGTCGGGCATCTTGCTTATGCCGGATCACAACTCTCTGTCAAGAATGAAACATTAGTCATGCAGTGGTTATCCAAGAACTGCCATACTGTTTTGAACAATCTTCCAACATCAATTGAAGAAGACGATCAGCTTCTGTGCAATATCGCCAAAGTCCAAGATTTGCAGGTACAAAGGGAGCTCCGGAAGATGCTGTTGACCTATGGAGGCGAGTGTTGTGCTTTCTTGGAGACCAATGGTGTGGTGAATAGAGATGAAGCTGAGTCACATTTATCCGAGAAACTAAAACGTTCTCTAGAGAGGTGGAAACTAGCAGTCCAGTGGAGGCTTTTGTACAAGAAGGCGTTGGTTGATTGCATAGGTTACTGCACCAGAACTATTTGCTCTCTATCTTCTTAA
- the LOC103496809 gene encoding protein SET DOMAIN GROUP 40 isoform X3, protein METEGSFGSLLRWAADHGISDSIDQHTSRSCLGRSLCVSFFPDSGGKLCFRRGLAAVRQLNKGELILRAPKSVLLTTQSLSLEDEKLAMALKIFPSLSSTQVDYAIWATEKAALKSRMDWRGVKGLMQESNIKNQLQTFKAWLWASATISSRTLYVPWDEAGCLCPVGDLFNYAAPEGESFNAMDVLSFPSHASLNDELESLEEQRDSQWDLTDGGFEENASAYCFYARESYKKGEQVLLSYGTYTNIELLEYYGFLLQENPNDKVFIPIEHDIYVSSSWPKESLYIHQNGNPSFALLSALRLWATHPNKRRGVGHLAYAGSQLSVKNETLVMQWLSKNCHTVLNNLPTSIEEDDQLLCNIAKVQDLQVQRELRKMLLTYGGECCAFLETNGVVNRDEAESHLSEKLKRSLERWKLAVQWRLLYKKALVDCIGYCTRTICSLSS, encoded by the exons ATGGAAACTGAAGGAAGTTTTGGAAGCCTGCTGAGATGGGCGGCCGATCATggaatttcagattctatcgaTCAGCACACTTCACGTTCTTGTTTGGGTCGTTCTTTGTGCGTTTCTTTCTTCCCTGATTCCGGCGG GAAATTGTGCTTCAGGAGAGGTTTAGCCGCTGTTCGTCAGCTTAACAAAGGAGAGTTAATACTGAGAGCTCCAAAATCTGTCTTGTTGACCACCCAAAGTTTGTCGTTGGAAGATGAGAAGCTCGCAATGGCTCTAAAGATATTCCCATCTCTTTCTTCTACACAG GTTGATTATGCTATCTGGGCAACGGAGAAGGCTGCTTTGAAGTCTCGTATGGATTGGAGAGGAGTCAAAGGACTGATGCAAGAATCCAATATTAAAAACCAACTCCAAACATTCAAGGCATGGCTTTGGGCTTCTGCAACT ATATCATCTAGGACATTGTATGTACCATGGGATGAGGCCGGATGTTTATGTCCAGTTGGTGACTTGTTTAATTATGCTGCACCTGAAGGGGAATCCTTTAATGCTATGGATGTTTTGTCTTTTCCATCACATGCTTCTTTGAATGATGAGTTAGAGTCACTTGAAGAGCAAAGAGATAGTCAATGGGATTTGACAGATGGCGGATTTGAGGAAAATGCTTCTGCATACTGCTTCTATGCTCGGGAAAGTTATAAGAAGGGAGAGCAg GTTCTTTTAAGCTATGGTACATACACAAACATAGAGCTTCTTGAATACTATGGATTTCTTCTACAGGAAAACCCAAATGACAAAGTTTTCATTCCTATAGAACATGACATCTATGTTTCCAGTTCTTGGCCCAAGGAATCTCTTTATATTCATCAAAATGGAAACCCATCTTTTGCTCTACTTTCTGCTCTGAGATTATGGGCAACCCACCCAAACAAGCGTAGAGGTGTCGGGCATCTTGCTTATGCCGGATCACAACTCTCTGTCAAGAATGAAACATTAGTCATGCAGTGGTTATCCAAGAACTGCCATACTGTTTTGAACAATCTTCCAACATCAATTGAAGAAGACGATCAGCTTCTGTGCAATATCGCCAAAGTCCAAGATTTGCAGGTACAAAGGGAGCTCCGGAAGATGCTGTTGACCTATGGAGGCGAGTGTTGTGCTTTCTTGGAGACCAATGGTGTGGTGAATAGAGATGAAGCTGAGTCACATTTATCCGAGAAACTAAAACGTTCTCTAGAGAGGTGGAAACTAGCAGTCCAGTGGAGGCTTTTGTACAAGAAGGCGTTGGTTGATTGCATAGGTTACTGCACCAGAACTATTTGCTCTCTATCTTCTTAA
- the LOC103496810 gene encoding protein ALTERED XYLOGLUCAN 9, producing MLGGVQLGILAACIVLFVPMGMAGWHLSRNKMLFFSGALFITLAIGVHLTPYIPSVSDFVTTVSSVVVFDSRASCVSQLHEVVWDVKQSDGFNPLSNNSVNYEKSWKWGRSASVIACDFQKLAPTDVADLLNGSWVVIAGDSQARLMALSLLDLTLDSQRMEAVRGDLFKRHSNYQILISETGMKLDFIWAPYASNLTDLMGEFKQNRSYPDVIIMGSGLWHMLHFTNASDFGFSLESLRSSVVSLIPLTPELGSEGPLTGSVSIRTPHLFWIGMPTLINSMLNTEEKRKKMTDTMRAAYDAALGDSKLLRSSGGPLLLLDIETLSWNCGVRCTVDGMHYDGVVYEAAIHIMLNALLIESHQKL from the coding sequence ATGTTAGGCGGTGTTCAATTGGGTATTTTAGCTGCGTGTATTGTGTTGTTCGTGCCGATGGGAATGGCTGGATGGCATTTAAGCCGTAATAAGATGCTGTTCTTCAGCGGTGCGCTTTTCATTACACTCGCAATCGGTGTTCATCTCACTCCTTACATCCCTTCGGTTTCTGATTTCGTTACCACTGTTTCTTCTGTTGTTGTTTTCGATAGTCGAGCCTCGTGTGTTTCTCAGTTACATGAAGTTGTGTGGGATGTCAAACAGAGCGATGGATTTAACCCTTTGAGTAATAACTCTGTTAATTATGAGAAATCGTGGAAATGGGGAAGATCTGCTTCTGTTATTGCTTGTGATTTTCAGAAATTGGCTCCCACGGATGTTGCTGATTTGCTTAATGGATCGTGGGTTGTTATCGCCGGTGACTCACAGGCGAGATTGATGGCTCTGTCACTGCTGGATTTGACGTTGGATTCTCAAAGAATGGAAGCTGTTAGAGGCGATCTGTTCAAACGGCATAGTAATTACCAAATTCTGATTAGCGAAACTGGGATGAAATTGGATTTCATTTGGGCTCCTTATGCTTCTAATTTGACTGATTTAATGGGGGAATTCAAGCAAAATCGTAGCTACCCTGATGTTATAATCATGGGGTCTGGATTATGGCATATGCTTCATTTTACTAATGCAtcagattttggattttctttgGAATCACTGAGAAGTTCTGTTGTTTCTCTGATTCCATTGACTCCAGAACTTGGTTCTGAAGGGCCTTTGACGGGTTCTGTATCCATTAGAACCCCACACTTGTTCTGGATCGGAATGCCGACACTGATTAACTCCATGTTAAACACTGaggagaagaggaagaaaatgACTGATACAATGAGGGCAGCTTATGACGCAGCTCTTGGCGATAGCAAGCTTCTTCGCTCGTCTGGTGGCCCCCTCTTGTTGCTGGACATTGAAACTTTGAGTTGGAATTGTGGAGTCCGATGCACAGTGGACGGGATGCATTATGATGGTGTTGTATATGAAGCTGCCATTCATATTATGCTTAATGCTTTACTTATTGAATCTCATCAGAAGCTGTGA